The genomic segment CTACCTCAACGTGGCCCACATCATCAGCGCCGCCGAGGTCACCAACGTCGACGCCATCCACCCCGGCTACGGCTTTCTGGCCGAGGACGACACCTTCGCGGAGATCTGCGAGGAGTCCAACATCGTCTTCATCGGCCCGCGGTCGGACGTCATGCGCAAGATGGGCAACAAGGCCGAGGCGCGCAGGATCGCCAAAGAGAACCGCGTCCCCGTCATCCCCGGCAGCGAAGGAGTGGTCGGCGACGAGGACGAGGCCCTCGGCCTGGCCCACCAGCTCGGCTACCCCGTCATGATCAAGGCCGCAGCCGGCGGCGGCGGCCGCGGCATGCGCATCGCCCACAACGACATCAGCCTGAAGAACATGCTGGCGCTGGCCCGCAACGAAGCCGGCGCCGCCTTCAAGGACTCCTCGGTCTACGTGGAGAAGGTCGTCAGCCCCGCCCGCCACGTTGAGGTCCAGATCCTGGGCGACTCCCACGGCAACGTCCTCCATCTGGGCGAACGGGACTGCTCGATCCAGCGCCGCTTCCAGAAGCTCATCGAGGAGACCCCCAGCCCGGGCATCGACAGCGACCTGCGAAGCAAGATCACCCGCGCCGCCGTGCGCATCGCACGCGCCGTCAACTACACCGGGGCCGGAACCATCGAGTTCCTGGTCAACCCCGAAGGCCAGTTCTTCTTCATCGAGATGAACACGCGCCTCCAGGTCGAACACCCCGTCACCGAAGAGGTCACCGGACTCGACCTGGTCAAGGAGCAGATCCGCATCGCCGCCGGAGAGGAGCTGACGCTGCAGCAGAAGCGCGTGGAATTCCGCGGCTGCGCCATCGAATGCCGCATCAACGCGGAGAACCCGGCCGACGGCTTCCGCGCCTCGCCCGGCACCGTCCGCCGCTTCAACCCCCCCGGCGGCCGCGGCGTCCGAATCGATTCGCACTGCTACAGCGGCTACGAAGTGAAGCCCTGCTACGACTCCATGATCGGCAAGCTCATCGTCCATCAGCCGACCCGCGCCGAAGCCCTCGCCTGCCTCCGACGCGCACTCACCGAGTTCACCATCGAGGGCATCCACACAACCATCCCCTTCTACCGCGATCTGATCAACCACGGCGGCTACGCCAGCGGCCGGTTCGACACGCACTTCGTCGAGGACTTCCTCGAAGGCGCCTGAGCGCGGCCCCGCCGCTCCGGGCGCCCGCCGTACG from the Candidatus Brocadiaceae bacterium genome contains:
- the accC gene encoding acetyl-CoA carboxylase biotin carboxylase subunit, with translation MFTRVLVANRGEIALRIIRACKELGVEAVAVYSKADAGSQYLELADDSVCIGPAPPAESYLNVAHIISAAEVTNVDAIHPGYGFLAEDDTFAEICEESNIVFIGPRSDVMRKMGNKAEARRIAKENRVPVIPGSEGVVGDEDEALGLAHQLGYPVMIKAAAGGGGRGMRIAHNDISLKNMLALARNEAGAAFKDSSVYVEKVVSPARHVEVQILGDSHGNVLHLGERDCSIQRRFQKLIEETPSPGIDSDLRSKITRAAVRIARAVNYTGAGTIEFLVNPEGQFFFIEMNTRLQVEHPVTEEVTGLDLVKEQIRIAAGEELTLQQKRVEFRGCAIECRINAENPADGFRASPGTVRRFNPPGGRGVRIDSHCYSGYEVKPCYDSMIGKLIVHQPTRAEALACLRRALTEFTIEGIHTTIPFYRDLINHGGYASGRFDTHFVEDFLEGA